One region of Cloacibacillus sp. genomic DNA includes:
- a CDS encoding MFS transporter, protein MKDNRQIFLIFLAYYGITCVTNIYFLFGPFYERMGASPQAVGLFLSIFYMVMLLCRPIGSVVMERLDIRRSLIGSSLLCVAMAAGIALSLNSPLLLLFFRAMLGVSVSVFVVATVAAQSILLDERSRGIGFALFTTGSMLPLATVVPFSEWLLHHNFNELYIWFPALTALACAAVSCFVKDLSYSGKAEKQWGRYSDLFKVKGVKALLFTAATMSLADAMMISMASLANARSVSVSYFMIASAFAAVLIRTVGFRLIAGIPRVRLAAPAAALMGFALLGLSFSSTSSMFVLFGLLFGVGIGIGFPTDLALVGDMLPAAYHPKATGLVLLVIDSGWMISPLVYGCFSPYLGVSNTFRVMGLAVFAAASMLYLRYWLPVAQGKLKIGGEC, encoded by the coding sequence ATGAAGGACAACCGCCAGATATTTCTGATTTTCCTGGCATATTACGGCATCACCTGCGTCACGAATATTTATTTCCTGTTCGGCCCCTTTTATGAGCGGATGGGGGCCTCTCCCCAGGCCGTAGGGCTTTTTCTGAGTATCTTTTATATGGTCATGCTGCTTTGCCGCCCCATCGGCAGCGTGGTGATGGAGCGGCTCGATATCCGGCGTTCGCTGATCGGCAGTTCGCTTCTCTGCGTCGCGATGGCGGCGGGGATCGCCCTTTCGCTGAACAGTCCGCTTCTGCTGCTCTTTTTCCGCGCGATGCTCGGCGTCAGCGTCAGCGTATTTGTGGTGGCGACGGTGGCCGCGCAGTCTATCCTGCTGGACGAGAGGTCGCGCGGCATCGGTTTCGCGCTCTTTACCACCGGTTCGATGCTGCCGCTGGCGACGGTCGTCCCTTTTAGCGAATGGCTCCTGCATCATAATTTCAACGAGCTTTATATTTGGTTTCCCGCGCTGACGGCGCTGGCCTGCGCGGCGGTGAGCTGCTTTGTGAAGGACCTCAGCTATTCTGGCAAGGCCGAGAAGCAGTGGGGGCGTTATTCCGATCTCTTTAAGGTCAAGGGGGTCAAGGCGCTGCTCTTTACCGCCGCCACGATGTCGCTGGCCGACGCGATGATGATCTCTATGGCCTCGCTCGCGAACGCCAGGTCGGTCTCCGTCTCTTATTTTATGATCGCCAGCGCCTTTGCGGCGGTGCTCATCCGCACGGTGGGTTTCCGGCTGATCGCGGGTATCCCGCGCGTGAGGCTAGCCGCGCCCGCGGCGGCGCTGATGGGATTCGCGCTGCTGGGGTTGTCTTTCAGCTCGACGTCCTCAATGTTCGTACTCTTTGGGCTCTTATTCGGCGTTGGGATCGGGATCGGCTTTCCCACGGATCTCGCGCTTGTCGGCGATATGCTGCCCGCCGCCTATCATCCTAAGGCTACGGGACTTGTGCTGCTCGTCATCGACTCCGGCTGGATGATAAGCCCCCTCGTTTACGGCTGTTTCTCGCCATATCTGGGGGTCAGCAACACCTTCCGCGTCATGGGCCTCGCGGTATTCGCGGCGGCCTCGATGCTCTATCTGCGCTACTGGCTG